One window from the genome of Saimiri boliviensis isolate mSaiBol1 chromosome 2, mSaiBol1.pri, whole genome shotgun sequence encodes:
- the LOC120361339 gene encoding LOW QUALITY PROTEIN: protein arginine N-methyltransferase 6-like (The sequence of the model RefSeq protein was modified relative to this genomic sequence to represent the inferred CDS: inserted 1 base in 1 codon), with protein sequence MSQPKKRKLESGGGGEGGEGTEEEDGAEREAALERPRRTRWEQDQLYYECYSDVSVHEEMIADRVRTDAYRLGILRNWAALRGKTVLDVGAGTGILSIFCAQAGARRVYVVEASTIWQQAREVVRFNGLEDRVHVLPGPVETVELPEQVDAIVSEWMGYGLLHESMLSSVLHARTKWLKEGGLLLPASAELFIAPVSDQMLEWRLGFWSQVKQHYGVDMSCLEGFATRCLMGHSEIVVQGLSGEDVLARPQRFAQLELSRAGLEQELEAGVGGRFRCSCYGSAPMHRFAIWFQVTFPGGESEKPLVLSTSPFHPATHWKQALLYLNEPVQVEQDTDXSGEITLLPSRDNPRRLRVLLRYKVGDQEEKTKDFAMED encoded by the exons ATGTCGCAGCCCAAGAAAAGAAAGCTTGAGTCGGGGGGCGGCGGCGAAGGAGGAGAGGGAACTGAAGAGGAAGATGGCGCGGAGCGGGAGGCGGCCCTGGAGCGACCCCGGAGGACTAGGTGGGAGCAGGACCAGCTGTACTATGAGTGCTACTCGGACGTTTCGGTCCACGAGGAGATGATCGCAGACCGCGTCCGCACCGATGCCTACCGTCTGGGCATCCTGCGGAACTGGGCAGCACTGCGAGGCAAGACGGTACTGGACGTGGGAGCGGGCACCGGCATTCTGAGCATCTTCTGTGCCCAGGCCGGCGCCCGGCGCGTGTACGTGGTGGAGGCCAGCACCATCTGGCAACAGGCCCGGGAGGTGGTGCGGTTCAACGGGCTGGAGGACCGCGTGCACGTCCTGCCGGGCCCGGTGGAGACTGTGGAGCTGCCGGAGCAGGTGGATGCCATCGTGAGCGAGTGGATGGGCTACGGACTCCTGCACGAGTCCATGCTGAGCTCCGTCCTCCACGCGCGAACCAAGTGGCTGAAGGAAGGCGGTCTTCTCCTGCCGGCCTCCGCCGAGCTCTTCATAGCCCCCGTCAGCGACCAGATGCTGGAATGGCGCCTGGGATTCTGGAGCCAGGTGAAGCAGCACTATGGTGTGGACATGAGCTGCCTGGAGGGCTTCGCCACGCGCTGCCTCATGGGCCACTCGGAGATCGTGGTGCAGGGACTGTCCGGCGAGGACGTGCTGGCCCGGCCGCAGCGCTTTGCTCAGCTAGAGCTCTCCCGCGCTGGCCTGGAGCAGGAGCTGGAGGCCGGAGTGGGCGGGCGCTTCCGCTGCAGCTGCTATGGCTCGGCGCCCATGCACCGCTTTGCCATCTGGTTCCAGGTGACCTTCCCAGGAGGGGAGTCGGAGAAGCCCCTGGTGCTGTCCACCTCGCCTTTTCACCCGGCTACGCACTGGAAACAGGCGCTCCTCTACCTGAACGAGCCGGTGCAAGTGGAGCAAGACACGG TATCAGGAGAGATCACGCTGCTGCCCTCCCGGGACAACCCCCGTCGCCTGCGCGTGCTGCTGCGTTACAAAGTGGGAGACCAGGAGGAGAAGACCAAAGACTTTGCCATGGAGGACTAA